A single region of the Triticum dicoccoides isolate Atlit2015 ecotype Zavitan chromosome 2B, WEW_v2.0, whole genome shotgun sequence genome encodes:
- the LOC119366088 gene encoding receptor-like protein 13, whose amino-acid sequence MYAVRGRESTLPDMGTTRCLPWGSLSLVMFLLLQSMVQLSSACSTEERAVLMDIRSSLRRAHSLVSPDLWGHDDDECCSWETVTCNNTTRRVTHLDLSLVYASDAGDHWYLNLSVFSAFHELQSLDLSLNIPSSLSFQGLVGLPRLRYLDLSVASLGGGSLEFIGACVSLEVLALNDNNITGGFPEAAFKNLRSLRQLNMSLNRLNGNLPASLFALPHLKILDLSNNIFDGHIPISSSLGPISLEVLDLSYNNLSGILPITAFKNIRNLNLGSNQFSGSLPVSILALPRLKFLDLSYNHFEGGFPVNFSLEELPLEVLYLDGNNMSGTLPTERAFENLQNLRELYLGSNQFNGNIPALLFSLPHIELLNLSSNSFSGPIPINPSLNISLSLKSLQFSQNNLSGRLTFTWLGRLTELEVIDLSGNGNLVVDVNILGGTPPFQLKQLLLSGCDLDKRIIAEPRFLRTQRHLEVLDLSNNNLSGSMPNWLFIKEATLQELHLGNNSLTGSLYPIWHTQSSLQVIDLHMNHIIGQMPANISSMFPVLNDLDFSNNNFFGHIPTSLCEIQSMVSLDLSKNNFSGEVPACVFTNYPCPMTLKVSNNKLGGLIFSGMNNLSIMLELHLDGNKFEGTVPRNLSGGLLEVIDLHDNELSGKLDTSLWNMSSLKVLNLAGNRITGKIHPRLCGLTSLELLDISSNNLTGSVPNCSCMLLHFLNLSGNSLSSHISYPFFNISSLISLDIRNNQFAGNLHWIRYLDNIRLLSLGGNEFEGQITPNLCELLHLRIIDLSHNKLSGSLPSCIGNFFFKGDTDDQMFHSVYGGSLDSLGSPYDLGGFSFTTKGNLYTYGQSFFVSMSGIDLSANMLHGEIPWELGNMSHIKSLNLSYNSFVGPIPTTFGGLEEIESLDLSHNELSGPVPWQLTRLCSLGVFSVAYNNLSGCIPNSGQLGSFGMESYLANTNLHMITQGNMCTPGPDPVAEEDVGETSGDPILYMVMAAGFILAFWATVSFSLFHPYGRSVMFKL is encoded by the exons ATGTACGCAGTCAGGGGAAGGGAAAGCACATTACCAGATATGGGTACTACTAGATGCTTGCCATGGGGATCATTGTCTCTGGTCATGTTTCTGTTATTGCAGTCCATGGTTCAGTTATCCTCTGCCTGCTCCACAGAGGAGAGAGCTGTTCTGATGGACATCCGGTCTTCCCTGAGGAGAGCACACTCCCTGGTTTCGCCTGATCTATGGGGGCACGATGATGATGAATGCTGCTCGTGGGAGACTGTGACATGCAACAATACCACCCGACGAGTGACTCATCTCGACCTTTCTCTTGTATATGCATCAGATGCAGGTGATCATTGGTATCTAAACTTGTCGGTGTTTTCTGCATTCCATGAGCTTCAGTCCCTAGATCTATCACTCAATATTCCCTCTTCGCTAAGCTTCCAAG GGTTAGTTGGACTACCCAGGCTTCGATATCTTGACCTCAGTGTAGCTTCGCTTGGAGGGGGTTCCCTGGAATTTATCGGGGCATGTGTTTCACTGGAAGTCTTAGCTCTCAACGACAACAACATTACTGGAGGTTTTCCAGAGGCAG CTTTCAAAAATCTTAGAAGCTTGCGACAATTGAATATGTCTCTGAATAGACTCAACGGAAACCTCCCGGCATCACTATTTGCGCTTCCTCACCTGAAGATCTTAGATCTCTCAAACAATATCTTCGATGGGCATATTCCAATTAGTTCGTCCTTGGGACCAATTTCCCTTGAAGTCTTAGATCTCAGCTATAATAATCTCAGTGGAATTCTCCCAATTACAG CCTTTAAGAACATCAGGAACTTGAATCTGGGTAGCAATCAATTCAGTGGATCTCTCCCTGTGTCAATACTTGCACTTCCTCGTCTGAAGTTCCTAGATCTGTCATACAATCATTTTGAGGGAGGTTTTCCTGTTAATTTTTCTTTGGAAGAACTTCCACTTGAAGTCTTATATCTCGATGGTAATAACATGAGTGGAACTCTTCCGACTGAAAGAG CATTTGAAAATCTCCAGAACCTGCGAGAATTGTATTTGGGTTCCAATCAATTCAATGGAAACATTCCAGCATTATTGTTTTCTCTACCACATATTGAACTGTTGAATCTCTCATCAAACTCCTTCAGCGGACCAATTCCTATAAATCCATCTTTGAATATTTCATTGTCACTTAAGAGTCTTCAGTTTTCCCAAAACAATTTGAGTGGTAGGCTTACTTTCACTTGGCTTGGAAGACTCACAGAGCTAGAAGTAATAGACCTTTCAGGCAATGGTAACCTAGTTGTTGATGTCAATATTCTTGGCGGGACACCTCCTTTCCAGTTGAAACAGCTATTGCTCTCTGGTTGTGACCTTGACAAGAGGATTATTGCAGAACCACGGTTTCTACGCACACAGCGTCATTTAGAGGTGCTTGACTTGTCCAACAATAACTTGTCAGGTAGCATGCCAAATTGGTTGTTTATAAAGGAAGCAACACTACAAGAACTACATCTTGGAAATAACTCGCTAACTGGATCGCTATACCCAATATGGCATACCCAATCTTCTCTCCAGGTTATCGACTTACACATGAACCATATCATAGGACAGATGCCAGCCAACATCAGTTCAATGTTTCCAGTGTTGAATGATCTGGATTTTTCTAATAACAACTTCTTTGGGCACATACCAACTTCACTGTGTGAGATCCAGTCCATGGTAAGTTTAGacctatcaaagaacaatttttcTGGTGAAGTTCCAGCTTGTGTGTTCACTAATTATCCCTGTCCAATGACCTTAAAGGTCTCAAACAACAAGCTTGGTGGTCTGATTTTTAGTGGGATGAATAACCTGTCCATTATGTTGGAACTACACCTGGATGGTAACAAATTCGAAGGGACAGTGCCTCGTAATCTGTCAGGAGGGCTTTTAGAGGTCATTGATTTGCATGATAACGAGTTATCTGGCAAACTTGATACATCATTGTGGAATATGTCTTCGTTGAAAGTCCTGAATCTTGCTGGCAACCGTATAACCGGCAAAATTCATCCACGACTTTGTGGCCTCACAAGCCTTGAACTTTTAGATATATCAAGCAATAATCTTACAGGGTCCGTACCGAACTGCAGCTGCATGTTGCTCCACTTCCTTAACCTCTCTGGGAATTCCTTATCTAGCCATATCTCTTATCCCTTCTTCAACATATCAAGTCTGATTTCTTTGGATATCAGAAACAATCAGTTCGCAGGCAACCTCCATTGGATACGTTATCTTGATAACATTAGGCTGCTTTCCTTGGGCGGAAATGAGTTTGAAGGGCAGATCACTCCAAACTTGTGTGAACTCCTGCACTTAAGGATAATTGACTTGTCTCATAACAAGCTTTCAGGTTCATTAccctcatgtattggtaatttcttTTTCAAAGGTGACACGGACGATCAAATGTTTCATTCAGTATATGGGGGTTCACTGGACTCACTTGGCAGTCCTTATGACTTGGGAGGTTTCAGCTTTACTACCAAAGGGAATCTGTACACATATGGTCAAAGTTTCTTCGTTTCAATGTCCGGCATTGACCTATCTGCGAATATGCTGCACGGAGAAATTCCTTGGGAGCTGGGAAATATGAGCCATATAAAATCCCTTAACCTGTCATACAATTCCTTTGTTGGCCCGATACCGACCACCTTTGGCGGCTTGGAGGAGATAGAAAGTTTGGACCTCTCACACAATGAGCTGAGTGGACCAGTACCTTGGCAGCTAACGCGGTTATGTTCATTGGGGGTGTTCTCTGTGGCATACAACAACTTGTCAGGGTGCATACCGAACTCTGGTCAGCTTGGCTCATTCGGCATGGAGAGCTACCTAGCCAACACCAACCTCCACATGATTACACAGGGGAACATGTGCACTCCTGGTCCAGATCCCGTGGCGGAGGAAGATGTGGGTGAGACGTCTGGTGATCCAATCCTATACATGGTCATGGCTGCCGGGTTTATTTTGGCATTCTGGGCCACTGTTTCTTTTTCATTATTCCATCCGTACGGGAGGTCTGTAATGTTCAAGCTGTAG